Proteins from a genomic interval of Quercus robur chromosome 9, dhQueRobu3.1, whole genome shotgun sequence:
- the LOC126698290 gene encoding O-fucosyltransferase 10 isoform X3, with protein sequence MAMKPKTHNGNGNSSDNNSGGGSSSSPSPPPSPSPPLRSSVSQCRRRVRSKAQSQLLKDSFGGGILFRRNLRYLVVLPLLYLSGLLMCVGGPFSALVGWPTTPGAVYRSHDMFRKFWPCIHSDNSSVLEVRSLFWVFHLVAEENAGKEKLSSVWKNKRRVKEQKPCPNSTASPRFESSGPSGYLIVEANGGLNQQRSAICNAVAVAGLLNAILVIPRFDFHNVWRDPSEFRDIYDEDHFIATLEGYVKVVKEVPEELMLKYENNITNVPSFHVQAWASVSYYLGEVYPVLQQQGIIRIAPFANRLAMNVPPHIQFLRCLTNYEALRFSAPISTLAKKLVNRMIEKSSRTGRKYVSVHLRFEEDMVAFSCCVYDGGEAEKIEMDSVREKGWRGKFKRKDRIILPGLNRINGKCPLSPLEVGMMLRGMGFANDTSIYLASGKIYRAERHLVPLLKMFPHLHTKESLATPDELAPFVGYSSRLAALDYTVCLFSEAFVTTQGGNFPHFLMGHRRFLYGGHAKTIIPDKRRLVVLLQDMGLRLQVSNSCTRPILPMIVYRCKAEHSNLLHGLHPR encoded by the exons atggcCATGAAACCTAAAACCCACAACGGAAATGGCAACTCCAGCGACAACAACAGCGGCGGAGGAAGCAGCAGCTCGCCGAGCCCGCCTCCGTCGCCGTCGCCGCCGCTTCGCTCCAGCGTATCCCAATGCCGGCGACGAGTGCGGTCCAAAGCACAGTCTCAGCTCTTAAAGGACAGCTTCGGCGGTGGCATTCTGTTCCGGCGAAACCTGCGGTACTTGGTGGTGCTTCCTCTGCTCTACTTGTCTGGGTTGCTCATGTGTGTTGGTGGGCCCTTCTCGGCTCTCGTCGGCTGGCCCACCACTCCTGGCGCCGTGTACCGTAGCCACGACATGTTTCGGAAATTCTGGCCTTGTATTCACTCTGATAATTCCTCTGTTCTTGAGGTTCGctctttgttttgggtttttcatttGGTTGCAGAAGAAAAtgcaggaaaagaaaaa TTGTCCTCTGtttggaaaaacaaaagaagggtGAAAGAGCAAAAACCGTGTCCAAATTCAACAGCTAGTCCACGTTTTG AGTCCTCTGGCCCCAGTGGTTACTTGATTGTTGAGGCTAATGGTGGTCTTAACCAACAACGCTCTGCG ATCTGTAATGCAGTGGCTGTAGCTGGGCTTTTGAATGCAATACTAGTTATCCCTCGCTTTGATTTCCATAatgtttggagagatccaaG TGAGTTTCGTGACATATATGATGAAGATCATTTCATAGCCACCCTTGAAGGCTATGTGAAAGTGGTTAAAGAGGTACCTGAAGAATTGATgctaaaatatgaaaacaacATTACTAATGTTCCAAGCTTCCATGTCCAAGCTTGGGCTTCTGTCAGTTATTACTTGGGAGAAGTGTATCCTGTCTTGCAGCAGCAAGG GATTATCCGCATAGCCCCCTTTGCTAATAGATTGGCGATGAATGTCCCACCTCATATTCAATTTCTAAGATGTCTGACTAATTATGAAGCATTGAGATTCTCTGCTCCCATTTCAACTCTTGCAAAGAAACTAGTAAACAGAATGATTGAGAAGAGTTCTAGGACTGGTAGAAAGTATGTTTCTGTCCATCTTCGTTTTGAGGAG GACATGGTGGCATTTTCATGCTGTGTGTATGATGGAGGAGAGgcagaaaaaattgaaatggaTTCAGTTCGTGAAAAAGGATGGAGAGGAAAGTTCAAACGAAAAGACCGTATCATCTTGCCTGGTCTCAATCGAATCAATGGAAAATGCCCACTATCTCCCTTGGAG GTTGGGATGATGCTGCGTGGTATGGGGTTTGCTAATGACACTTCAATATATCTTGCCTCAGGGAAGATATACCGGGCAGAAAGGCATTTAGTTCCTCTGCTAAAGATGTTTCCTCACCTCCATACGAAGGAATCTCTTGCAACCCCGGATGAGCTTGCTCCTTTTGTG GGATACTCTTCAAGATTGGCAGCTTTGGACTACACTGTATGCTTGTTTAGTGAGGCTTTTGTGACAACTCAGGGTGGAAACTTTCCTCATTTTCTGATGGGCCACCGGAGATTCCTCTATGGTGGACATGCTAAGACCATTATTCCAGATAAACGAAGGCTTGTTGTTCTACTGCAGGACATGGGTCTCAG ATTACAAGTTTCCAACTCATGTACCCGACCCATCCTACCCATGATTGTCTATAGATGCAAAGCTGAACATTCTAATCTCTTGCATGGGCTGCATCCAAGGTAG
- the LOC126698290 gene encoding O-fucosyltransferase 10 isoform X2, whose product MAMKPKTHNGNGNSSDNNSGGGSSSSPSPPPSPSPPLRSSVSQCRRRVRSKAQSQLLKDSFGGGILFRRNLRYLVVLPLLYLSGLLMCVGGPFSALVGWPTTPGAVYRSHDMFRKFWPCIHSDNSSVLELSSVWKNKRRVKEQKPCPNSTASPRFESSGPSGYLIVEANGGLNQQRSAICNAVAVAGLLNAILVIPRFDFHNVWRDPSEFRDIYDEDHFIATLEGYVKVVKEVPEELMLKYENNITNVPSFHVQAWASVSYYLGEVYPVLQQQGIIRIAPFANRLAMNVPPHIQFLRCLTNYEALRFSAPISTLAKKLVNRMIEKSSRTGRKYVSVHLRFEEDMVAFSCCVYDGGEAEKIEMDSVREKGWRGKFKRKDRIILPGLNRINGKCPLSPLEVGMMLRGMGFANDTSIYLASGKIYRAERHLVPLLKMFPHLHTKESLATPDELAPFVGYSSRLAALDYTVCLFSEAFVTTQGGNFPHFLMGHRRFLYGGHAKTIIPDKRRLVVLLQDMGLSWKDFKDQMKEMLNESDHKGMMVPRVRKFNRKTSVYTHPLPECGCIQRPPNTLIIPNSTFLNYHQKSMR is encoded by the exons atggcCATGAAACCTAAAACCCACAACGGAAATGGCAACTCCAGCGACAACAACAGCGGCGGAGGAAGCAGCAGCTCGCCGAGCCCGCCTCCGTCGCCGTCGCCGCCGCTTCGCTCCAGCGTATCCCAATGCCGGCGACGAGTGCGGTCCAAAGCACAGTCTCAGCTCTTAAAGGACAGCTTCGGCGGTGGCATTCTGTTCCGGCGAAACCTGCGGTACTTGGTGGTGCTTCCTCTGCTCTACTTGTCTGGGTTGCTCATGTGTGTTGGTGGGCCCTTCTCGGCTCTCGTCGGCTGGCCCACCACTCCTGGCGCCGTGTACCGTAGCCACGACATGTTTCGGAAATTCTGGCCTTGTATTCACTCTGATAATTCCTCTGTTCTTGAG TTGTCCTCTGtttggaaaaacaaaagaagggtGAAAGAGCAAAAACCGTGTCCAAATTCAACAGCTAGTCCACGTTTTG AGTCCTCTGGCCCCAGTGGTTACTTGATTGTTGAGGCTAATGGTGGTCTTAACCAACAACGCTCTGCG ATCTGTAATGCAGTGGCTGTAGCTGGGCTTTTGAATGCAATACTAGTTATCCCTCGCTTTGATTTCCATAatgtttggagagatccaaG TGAGTTTCGTGACATATATGATGAAGATCATTTCATAGCCACCCTTGAAGGCTATGTGAAAGTGGTTAAAGAGGTACCTGAAGAATTGATgctaaaatatgaaaacaacATTACTAATGTTCCAAGCTTCCATGTCCAAGCTTGGGCTTCTGTCAGTTATTACTTGGGAGAAGTGTATCCTGTCTTGCAGCAGCAAGG GATTATCCGCATAGCCCCCTTTGCTAATAGATTGGCGATGAATGTCCCACCTCATATTCAATTTCTAAGATGTCTGACTAATTATGAAGCATTGAGATTCTCTGCTCCCATTTCAACTCTTGCAAAGAAACTAGTAAACAGAATGATTGAGAAGAGTTCTAGGACTGGTAGAAAGTATGTTTCTGTCCATCTTCGTTTTGAGGAG GACATGGTGGCATTTTCATGCTGTGTGTATGATGGAGGAGAGgcagaaaaaattgaaatggaTTCAGTTCGTGAAAAAGGATGGAGAGGAAAGTTCAAACGAAAAGACCGTATCATCTTGCCTGGTCTCAATCGAATCAATGGAAAATGCCCACTATCTCCCTTGGAG GTTGGGATGATGCTGCGTGGTATGGGGTTTGCTAATGACACTTCAATATATCTTGCCTCAGGGAAGATATACCGGGCAGAAAGGCATTTAGTTCCTCTGCTAAAGATGTTTCCTCACCTCCATACGAAGGAATCTCTTGCAACCCCGGATGAGCTTGCTCCTTTTGTG GGATACTCTTCAAGATTGGCAGCTTTGGACTACACTGTATGCTTGTTTAGTGAGGCTTTTGTGACAACTCAGGGTGGAAACTTTCCTCATTTTCTGATGGGCCACCGGAGATTCCTCTATGGTGGACATGCTAAGACCATTATTCCAGATAAACGAAGGCTTGTTGTTCTACTGCAGGACATGGGTCTCAG TTGGAAAGATTTCAAAGATCAGATGAAAGAAATGTTAAACGAGAGTGACCACAAGGGGATGATGGTACCCAGAGTGAGAAAATTCAACAGAAAAACTTCTGTTTACACACATCCTTTGCCAGAATGCGGATGTATCCAGAGACCCCCCAATACTCTAATCATCCCAAATTCTACATTCCTTAATTACCACCAAAAATCCATGAGATAA
- the LOC126698290 gene encoding O-fucosyltransferase 10 isoform X1 — MAMKPKTHNGNGNSSDNNSGGGSSSSPSPPPSPSPPLRSSVSQCRRRVRSKAQSQLLKDSFGGGILFRRNLRYLVVLPLLYLSGLLMCVGGPFSALVGWPTTPGAVYRSHDMFRKFWPCIHSDNSSVLEVRSLFWVFHLVAEENAGKEKLSSVWKNKRRVKEQKPCPNSTASPRFESSGPSGYLIVEANGGLNQQRSAICNAVAVAGLLNAILVIPRFDFHNVWRDPSEFRDIYDEDHFIATLEGYVKVVKEVPEELMLKYENNITNVPSFHVQAWASVSYYLGEVYPVLQQQGIIRIAPFANRLAMNVPPHIQFLRCLTNYEALRFSAPISTLAKKLVNRMIEKSSRTGRKYVSVHLRFEEDMVAFSCCVYDGGEAEKIEMDSVREKGWRGKFKRKDRIILPGLNRINGKCPLSPLEVGMMLRGMGFANDTSIYLASGKIYRAERHLVPLLKMFPHLHTKESLATPDELAPFVGYSSRLAALDYTVCLFSEAFVTTQGGNFPHFLMGHRRFLYGGHAKTIIPDKRRLVVLLQDMGLSWKDFKDQMKEMLNESDHKGMMVPRVRKFNRKTSVYTHPLPECGCIQRPPNTLIIPNSTFLNYHQKSMR; from the exons atggcCATGAAACCTAAAACCCACAACGGAAATGGCAACTCCAGCGACAACAACAGCGGCGGAGGAAGCAGCAGCTCGCCGAGCCCGCCTCCGTCGCCGTCGCCGCCGCTTCGCTCCAGCGTATCCCAATGCCGGCGACGAGTGCGGTCCAAAGCACAGTCTCAGCTCTTAAAGGACAGCTTCGGCGGTGGCATTCTGTTCCGGCGAAACCTGCGGTACTTGGTGGTGCTTCCTCTGCTCTACTTGTCTGGGTTGCTCATGTGTGTTGGTGGGCCCTTCTCGGCTCTCGTCGGCTGGCCCACCACTCCTGGCGCCGTGTACCGTAGCCACGACATGTTTCGGAAATTCTGGCCTTGTATTCACTCTGATAATTCCTCTGTTCTTGAGGTTCGctctttgttttgggtttttcatttGGTTGCAGAAGAAAAtgcaggaaaagaaaaa TTGTCCTCTGtttggaaaaacaaaagaagggtGAAAGAGCAAAAACCGTGTCCAAATTCAACAGCTAGTCCACGTTTTG AGTCCTCTGGCCCCAGTGGTTACTTGATTGTTGAGGCTAATGGTGGTCTTAACCAACAACGCTCTGCG ATCTGTAATGCAGTGGCTGTAGCTGGGCTTTTGAATGCAATACTAGTTATCCCTCGCTTTGATTTCCATAatgtttggagagatccaaG TGAGTTTCGTGACATATATGATGAAGATCATTTCATAGCCACCCTTGAAGGCTATGTGAAAGTGGTTAAAGAGGTACCTGAAGAATTGATgctaaaatatgaaaacaacATTACTAATGTTCCAAGCTTCCATGTCCAAGCTTGGGCTTCTGTCAGTTATTACTTGGGAGAAGTGTATCCTGTCTTGCAGCAGCAAGG GATTATCCGCATAGCCCCCTTTGCTAATAGATTGGCGATGAATGTCCCACCTCATATTCAATTTCTAAGATGTCTGACTAATTATGAAGCATTGAGATTCTCTGCTCCCATTTCAACTCTTGCAAAGAAACTAGTAAACAGAATGATTGAGAAGAGTTCTAGGACTGGTAGAAAGTATGTTTCTGTCCATCTTCGTTTTGAGGAG GACATGGTGGCATTTTCATGCTGTGTGTATGATGGAGGAGAGgcagaaaaaattgaaatggaTTCAGTTCGTGAAAAAGGATGGAGAGGAAAGTTCAAACGAAAAGACCGTATCATCTTGCCTGGTCTCAATCGAATCAATGGAAAATGCCCACTATCTCCCTTGGAG GTTGGGATGATGCTGCGTGGTATGGGGTTTGCTAATGACACTTCAATATATCTTGCCTCAGGGAAGATATACCGGGCAGAAAGGCATTTAGTTCCTCTGCTAAAGATGTTTCCTCACCTCCATACGAAGGAATCTCTTGCAACCCCGGATGAGCTTGCTCCTTTTGTG GGATACTCTTCAAGATTGGCAGCTTTGGACTACACTGTATGCTTGTTTAGTGAGGCTTTTGTGACAACTCAGGGTGGAAACTTTCCTCATTTTCTGATGGGCCACCGGAGATTCCTCTATGGTGGACATGCTAAGACCATTATTCCAGATAAACGAAGGCTTGTTGTTCTACTGCAGGACATGGGTCTCAG TTGGAAAGATTTCAAAGATCAGATGAAAGAAATGTTAAACGAGAGTGACCACAAGGGGATGATGGTACCCAGAGTGAGAAAATTCAACAGAAAAACTTCTGTTTACACACATCCTTTGCCAGAATGCGGATGTATCCAGAGACCCCCCAATACTCTAATCATCCCAAATTCTACATTCCTTAATTACCACCAAAAATCCATGAGATAA
- the LOC126701024 gene encoding uncharacterized protein LOC126701024, with protein MDEVTSTETSSQEVSNAECPLWQYVTKVEKPPSATVKKGGNTYFKCNYCGVVYLGSYSRVKAHLLKIANKGIKACPIVTPSHRLEMQRMHDQVEKDKLESEQRSRIPLPPPIPGRGPIPISPFRRQEGSDSTNPVDGKRRKVAGISPIEKAFQNTTRYELDSRIARMFYTGGLPFNFARNPHYRNSYAYAATHNIPSYVPPGYNALRTTLLQKERAHVERLLKPIKDSWLENGVSIVSDGWSDPQRRPLINIMAVSDGGLVFVKAIDGSSEFKDKHYIARVLKDAIKEIGHEKVVQVITDNANVMKFAKALIEGEYPKIFWTPCVVHTLNLALKNICAAKNIEKNEVTYEECS; from the coding sequence ATGGATGAAGTTACTAGCACAGAAACTTCATCTCAAGAAGTGTCAAATGCCGAATGTCCTCTTTGGCAGTATGTGACTAAGGTAGAAAAACCACCGAGTGCTACCGTTAAAAAAGGGGGAAACACATACTTTAAGTGCAATTATTGTGGTGTGGTTTATTTGGGATCCTATTCTAGGGTTAAGgctcatttattaaaaattgctaATAAAGGTATTAAAGCATGTCCTATTGTGACACCGAGCCATAGGTTGGAAATGCAGCGAATGCATGATCAAGTTGAGAAGGATAAGTTAGAGAGTGAACAGAGAAGTCGAATTCCCTTACCCCCACCTATCCCAGGCCGTGGGCCTATACCTATTTCCCCATTTCGGAGACAGGAAGGGAGTGATAGTACAAATCCGGTTGATGGTAAGAGGAGGAAGGTGGCTGGGATTTCTCCTATTGAGAAAGCATTCCAGAATACTACTAGATATGAATTGGATAGTAGAATTGCTAGGATGTTTTACACTGGTGGGCTTCCATTTAACTTTGCAAGGAACCCACATTATCGTAATTCCTATGCATATGCTGCTACTCATAACATCCCAAGTTATGTTCCTCCTGGATACAATGCCTTGAGAACAACActtttgcaaaaagaaagagcTCATGTTGAAAGACTCTTGAAACCAATTAAGGATTCTTGGCTTGAAAATGGTGTAAGCATAGTTTCTGATGGATGGTCAGATCCACAAAGAAGGcctcttattaatattatggcTGTATCAGATGGGGGTCTGGTGTTTGTAAAGGCAATTGATGGGTCAAGTGAGTTCAAAGACAAACATTATATTGCTAGGGTGTTGAAGGATGCTATAAAAGAGATTGGACATGAAAAAGTTGTCCAAGTCATCACtgataatgctaatgtgatgaaATTTGCTAAAGCTCTTATTGAAGGTGAgtatcctaaaatattttggacaccTTGTGTTGTCCACACTCTCAATCTAgctttgaagaatatttgtgcagcaaaaaacattgaaaagaaTGAAGTTACATATGAGGAATGTAGTTAG
- the LOC126701022 gene encoding uncharacterized protein LOC126701022 — translation MVISEQWASYREDDVGKAVKVKDMILSDLWWDKVDYILEFTAPIYDMLRVADTDKPCLHLVYEMWDSMIEKVKTAIYRHEGLEDDEYSSSWSVVYDILIDRWTKNCTPLHCLAHSLNPKYYSIEWLLENPKRISPHRDHEISMERSKCLDRYFEDESELKAVKCEFASFSGGRFPSLDALTDRWDLLPLVWWQYHGSAFPTLQSLAFKLLGQPCSSSCAERNWSTYKFIHSLKRNKMAPARAEDLVYVHSNLRLLSRRNEEYVNTSTKMWDIAGDSWNESDIHGGAGILENATLTLDEPELEAMVIGNANTSVTTSESEVRSEAIDVDFQICKLYFNFRTS, via the exons ATGGTTATTAGTGAGCAATGGGCTTCTTATAGGGAGGATGATGTTGGAAAAGCTGTAAAGGTAAAAGATATGATTCTAAGTGATCTTTGGTGGGATAAAGTTGACTATATCCTTGAATTCACAGCACCTATTTATGATATGCTACGAGTAGCCGACACAGATAAGCCTTGTCTTCATCTTGTGTATGAGATGTGGGATTCAATGATAGAGAAGGTGAAGACAGCAATATATCGGCACGAAGGCTTGGAAGATGATGAGTATAGCTCATCTTGGAGTGTGGTGTATGATATACTCATTGATCGATGGACTAAAAATTGTACACCACTACATTGCTTGGCTCATTCCTTAAATCCTAA GTATTACTCCATTGAATGGCTTTTAGAGAATCCAAAACGCATCTCACCACATCGGGATCATGAAATTTCTATGGAAAGGAGCAAGTGTTTGGATCGATACTTTGAAGATGAGAGTGAATTAAAGGCAGTGAAGTGTGAGTTTGCTTCATTTTCAGGAGGGAGGTTTCCTTCACTAGATGCCTTGACAGATAGGTGGGACTTACTACCTTTGGTTTGGTGGCAATACCATGGCTCCGCATTTCCAACTCTTCAATCCCTTGCCTTTAAACTTCTTGGACAACCTTGTTCATCCTCATGTGCTGAGAGGAATTGGAGCACatacaaattcattcattccttaaaaagaaacaaaatggctcCTGCACGCGCTGAAGATTTGGTCTATGTGCATTCTAATCTTCGACTCTTGTCAAGGCGCAATGAGGAGTATGTAAATACATCAACAAAGATGTGGGATATTGCAGGAGACTCTTGGAATGAGAGTGACATACATGGAGGAGCTGGCATTCTTGAGAATGCAACCCTTACACTTGATGAGCCAGAGTTGGAGGCTATGGTTATTGGAAATGCTAACACTAGTGTTACTACTAGTGAAAGTGAAGTTCGAAGTGAAGctattgatgttgat tttcaaatttgcaAGTTGTATTTTAATTTCCGAACATCAtga